In Zingiber officinale cultivar Zhangliang chromosome 8B, Zo_v1.1, whole genome shotgun sequence, a single genomic region encodes these proteins:
- the LOC122015479 gene encoding serine-rich adhesin for platelets-like: MDSEALLADHQATDGIVEEKNTVKEKRLNGEESKDEENAAIADADRVVLQEAVIYCSKMPNSTSEKECRKEEAIKEVDSFSEVVETTNKTTEMIKDNKNGELEVPLETAEVAAANGEVESPPVESNNANSAAGDAGGISEQVVVIPTESSSTASATSDVAIAVETREIEAKLEDLTDSVSVKITDDIEVVADEVEKQVSITLAADSSSTEIAEELREVEAEAEAEQQVSSDSRIATTSDVEKQVLNESSNAASATSFAEEAREAETKIEEEKKEAIEVEELEIRNTEDKSVDDEKEAAIEVQEQALSDSSTSTLSNGKRLESKLIEDEQEVPADSEQKDQSNESAGVEEAKIDDDKTEVETEVEQQFPSDSTNADDNQEVTIEAEKHVATEASGVTSIVVSADEVGSTEARIMEDEKEAEIEVQEQVPSGSSTSTPTDRISEETQKLEPKFVDEEEVVRAEDEKQIPEFTEIGAKVDVEQQFPSDSASATGITEKSREIEDELADDYQEVITEAEKQVTSGNSNAALAFATAAEVGETEAKIEDDEKEAATEVQEQVQIDSDTFTSANRIAQETKRLESKLIDDDQEVQEEAKKQISSEESSDVSAKIDDGKTEVEPGVEQQFPSNSLSPTSVIVVAEISGEIEAEFADDNKEVKTEVEKQVATKTNDVASAVVTADEVRNTETKIDDDEKGDPTEAQEQVPSVSSTSTSADRIAEETKKLESELIDEDKAVLNDSTSAISTPDEFIETKAKIVSDEEGAVIEVGEQISSDSRTSAARTDEVKLADDNQEVVVNAEEQVLIESSRDIFVVAGVEENKEIDAKLKHNNQEEEAAEVRKQELNLQGNEADAANGNERVIAKEETENATIDGNSDNSNVTEPNTINLVQEDAGTDRTSVVQTAVEISQPEVEVEINKIDSGSFAELPTREEKPNASAESVDKEDNILEDKAFMDNLNDVNTISQVPRSNDQSQTDAKDINIEISKEDKITLVESSKNLDCSTETNDEFEGKESSEGIEIAEGEKEDILKVGKVILDEDSKHSYAPDITESSNKIEKFEVAKEKCEDSENNSPITNETTKSAGENADASGNLSVENKTYEDKEEKQSKDESVNRDYVEAPKDIDVKEEIATAVSAFVDADNKKEGEKTIDESLSPKSADLVKLEEVPKESAPAKSSPRRSNNIISKVKHQIVKAKKAIMGKSPSSKAMSPKSKEEIK; encoded by the exons ATGGATTCTGAAGCTTTGCTTGCAGATCATCAAGCAACTGATGGG ATTGTTGAGGAGAAAAACACTGTCAAAGAGAAACGCTTGAATGGAGAAGAGTCCAAAGACGAGGAGAATGCAGCCATTGCTGATGCCGATCGAGTAGTTCTTCAAGAAGCAGTCATTTATTGTTCTAAAATGCCAAATTCAACATCAGAAAAAGAGTGCAGAAAAGAAGAGGCAATTAAAGAGGTTGATTCCTTCAGTGAAGTTGTTGAGACTACAAATAAGACTACAGAGATGATCAAGGACAACAAGAATGGTGAGCTCGAGGTGCCATTGGAGACTGCAGAAGTTGCCGCTGCCAATGGTGAGGTCGAGTCTCCTCCGGTCGAGTCGAACAATGCTAATTCAGCTGCCGGAGATGCTGGGGGGATCTCTGAGCAAGTAGTAGTGATTCCAACTGAGTCGAGTAGCACTGCGTCTGCTACTTCAGATGTTGCAATTGCTGTGGAGACAAGAGAAATAGAAGCGAAACTTGAAGATCTAACAGATTCTGTTAGTGTTAAAATTACTGACGATATCGAAGTAGTTGCAGATGAAGTCGAAAAACAAGTTTCAATCACACTAGCGGCTGATTCTTCATCTACTGAAATTGCTGAAGAATTAAGAGAGGTAGAAGCTGAAGCTGAAGCTGAGCAACAAGTTTCAAGTGATTCCAGAATAGCTACTACTTCAGATGTCGAAAAACAAGTTCTAAACGAGTCCAGTAATGCTGCTTCAGCTACCTCTTTTGCCGAGGAAGCTAGAGAGGCAGAAACTAAAATcgaagaagagaaaaaagaagCAATAGAAGTTGAAGAACTAGAAATCAGAAACACTGAAGATAAAAGTGTGGATGATGAGAAAGAAGCAGCAATAGAAGTTCAAGAACAGGCTCTAAGTGATTCTAGTACTTCCACTCTAAGTAATGGTAAAAGGCTGGAATCGAAGCTTATAGAGGATGAACAAGAGGTACCAGCAGACTCCGAGCAAAAAGATCAGAGCAACGAATCTGCAGGGGTAGAAGAAGCTAAAATTGATGATGATAAGACAGAAGTCGAAACAGAAGTGGAACAACAATTTCCAAGTGATTCCACCAATGCAGATGACAACCAGGAAGTGACAATAGAAGCTGAAAAACATGTTGCAACTGAGGCTAGTGGTGTTACTTCGATTGTTGTTAGTGCTGATGAAGTCGGAAGCACTGAAGCGAGAATTATGGAAGATGAGAAAGAAGCAGAAATAGAAGTTCAAGAACAAGTTCCAAGTGGTTCTAGCACTTCCACTCCGACTGACAGAATCAGTGAGGAAACCCAGAAGTTAGAACCTAAGTTTGTAGATGAAGAGGAAGTGGTGCGAGCCGAAGATGAAAAGCAAATTCCAGAATTTACAGAGATAGGAGCTAAAGTTGATGTTGAGCAGCAATTTCCAAGCGATTCCGCTTCTGCTACTGGAATTACTGAGAAATCTCGGGAGATAGAAGATGAACTTGCAGACGACTACCAGGAAGTAATAACAGAAGCTGAAAAGCAAGTTACAAGTGGGAATAGCAATGCTGCTTTAGCTTTTGCTACTGCTGCTGAAGTCGGAGAAACTGAAGCTAAAATTGAAGATGATGAGAAAGAAGCAGCAACAGAAGTTCAAGAACAAGTTCAAATTGATTCTGATACTTTCACTTCGGCTAACCGAATTGCTCAGGAAACTAAAAGGCTAGAATCTAAGCTTATAGATGATGATCAAGAGGTGCAGGAAGAAGCCAAGAAACAAATTTCAAGTGAGGAATCCTCGGATGTCAGCGCGAAAATTGACGATGGTAAGACAGAAGTAGAACCAGGAGTTGAACAACAATTTCCAAGTAATTCATTAAGTCCTACTTCAGTTATTGTAGTTGCTGAAATATCAGGAGAGATTGAAGCTGAGTTTGCAGATGACAACAAAGAAGTGAAAACAGAAGTAGAAAAACAAGTTGCAACTAAAACTAATGACGTCGCTTCAGCTGTTGTTACTGCAGATGAAGTCAGAAATACTGAAACTAAAATTGACGACGATGAGAAAGGAGATCCAACGGAGGCTCAAGAACAAGTTCCGAGTGTTTCTAGTACTTCAACTTCAGCTGATAGAATTGCTGAGGAAACTAAAAAGTTAGAATCTGAGCTTATTGATGAAGACAAAGCGGTGCTGAATGATTCTACTTCTGCCATTTCTACTCCTGATGAATTCATAGAGACCAAGGCTAAAATTGTAAGTGACGAGGAAGGTGCAGTGATAGAAGTTGGAGAACAAATTTCAAGTGATTCCAGAACTTCAGCTGCCAGAACTGATGAAGTCAAACTTGCAGATGATAATCAAGAAGTAGTGGTGAATGCTGAAGAGCAAGTTCTAATTGAATCTAGCAGAGATATTTTTGTTGTTGCAGGTGTTGAAGAGAATAAAGAGATAGATGCCAAGCTTAAACATaataatcaagaagaagaagctgcAGAAGTTAGAAAGCAAGAACTGAATCTTCAGGGAAATGAAGCTGATGCTGCAAATGGCAATGAACGAGTCATAGCCAAGGAAGAAACGGAGAATGCAACCATTGACGGCAACTCAGACAACTCAAATGTCACTGAGCCAAACACTATAAATCTGGTACAAGAAGATGCAGGTACTGATCGCACTTCAGTTGTACAAACCGCAGTCGAGATCTCACAACCAGAAGTTGAGGTTGAAATAAACAAGATTGATTCTGGTTCTTTCGCTGAATTACCGACCAGAGAAGAAAAGCCTAATGCGAGTGCTGAAAGTGTTGACAAGGAAGATAACATTTTAGAAGATAAGGCATTCATGGATAACCTAAATGATGTTAATACGATCAGTCAAGTTCCCCGAAGCAATGATCAGTCACAAACAGATGCTAAAGACATCAATATTGAGATCTCGAAAGAAGATAAAATCACTTTGGTGGAGTCTTCAAAAAATCTTGATTGTAGTACTGAGACTAATGATGAATTTGAAGGAAAGGAAAGTTCAGAAGGCATTGAAATAGCAGAGGGTGAAAAGGAGGATATTTTGAAAGTTGGCAAAGTGATCTTGGATGAAGACTCAAAACATTCTTATGCTCCTGACATTACCGAATCCTCAAACAAGATTGAGAAATTTGAAGTTGCCAAAGAGAAGTGTGAAGACTCAGAAAACAACAGTCCAATTACTAATGAAACAACTAAATCAGCTGGTGAAAATGCTGATGCTTCAGGTAATTTGTCTGTGGAAAATAAAACATATGAGGATAAAGAAGAAAAGCAAAGCAAAGATGAAAGTGTCAACAGAGACTATGTCGAAGCTCCAAAAGATATTGATGTTAAAGAGGAGATTGCAACTGCTGTTTCTGCATTTGTGGATGCTGACAACAAAAAAGAAGGTGAAAAAACTATTGATGAAAGCTTGTCTCCAAAATCTGCTGATCTTGTAAAGCTAGAAGAAGTTCCTAAAGAGAGTGCTCCTGCTAAGTCCTCTCCGCGTCGTTCAAACAACATAATATCAAAGGTCAAGCATCAAATTGTCAAAGCAAAGAAGGCAATCATGGGGAAATCACCAAGTTCAAAAGCCATGTCACCGAAGAGCAAAGAAGAAATCAAATAG